The Pedobacter mucosus genome window below encodes:
- a CDS encoding glycoside hydrolase family 27 protein, with protein MLKKIFTISFLYLLTLTAQAQNKSSFKSWAKTPPMGWNSWDCYGSTVTEDEVKANADYMAANLKKSGWEYIVVDIRWFVENDKANGYNQTDPRYVMDKFGRYMPYVGRFPSAAGEKGFKALADYIHKKGLKFGIHIMRGIPVEAVKKKLPIKDANGITADQIYTTDLQCKWLRDNYTVLAEKPGAQEYYNSIMDLYASWGVDFIKVDDLSRPYHQGEIELIRKAIDRTGRPMVLSTSPGETPIANAEHVAANANMWRMVDDVWDVWKDLVHLMNVSKNWYGYIAPGTWPDCDMIPLGRIAVRGERGKDRMTSLTKDEQVSLMTFFAIFKSPLMFGGDLPSNDAFTLSLLNNKDILKMHKEGSEVSQLFMENGKVAITSRNAKTGERYLALFNIGDNEVANISVNLKDLGFEEKYKVKNLWTGKIAKGSESYFSQELKPHSSMVFSIRK; from the coding sequence GCCTCCAATGGGTTGGAATAGTTGGGATTGTTATGGATCAACGGTTACCGAAGATGAGGTTAAAGCGAATGCCGATTATATGGCTGCCAATCTGAAAAAATCAGGTTGGGAATACATAGTTGTTGATATCCGTTGGTTTGTAGAAAATGATAAAGCAAATGGCTATAATCAAACCGATCCGAGGTATGTAATGGATAAATTTGGTCGTTATATGCCATACGTTGGCCGTTTTCCATCTGCCGCAGGCGAAAAAGGATTTAAGGCATTAGCAGATTATATTCATAAAAAAGGCCTGAAGTTTGGCATCCACATAATGAGAGGTATTCCGGTAGAAGCGGTTAAGAAAAAACTTCCAATCAAAGATGCAAATGGGATTACTGCTGATCAAATTTATACCACCGATTTACAGTGTAAGTGGTTACGGGATAATTATACGGTGCTTGCGGAAAAGCCTGGAGCTCAAGAATATTATAATTCTATAATGGATTTGTATGCTTCCTGGGGAGTCGATTTTATTAAAGTTGATGATTTATCGCGACCATACCATCAAGGTGAAATTGAATTAATTCGCAAAGCAATCGACCGAACCGGTAGGCCGATGGTGTTGAGCACTTCTCCTGGCGAAACGCCTATAGCAAACGCAGAACATGTTGCTGCAAACGCCAATATGTGGCGAATGGTTGATGATGTTTGGGATGTTTGGAAGGATTTGGTTCACCTGATGAATGTATCAAAAAACTGGTATGGCTATATTGCACCTGGAACCTGGCCGGATTGTGATATGATCCCTTTGGGTAGGATCGCCGTTCGGGGTGAAAGAGGAAAAGACCGCATGACAAGTTTAACAAAAGATGAACAAGTTTCCTTAATGACTTTCTTTGCCATTTTCAAATCTCCCTTAATGTTTGGAGGCGATTTGCCTTCAAATGATGCTTTTACCCTTTCACTTTTGAATAATAAAGACATTCTTAAAATGCATAAAGAAGGCTCAGAAGTAAGTCAGTTGTTTATGGAAAATGGCAAAGTGGCAATTACTTCTCGTAATGCTAAAACTGGCGAACGTTATTTGGCTTTATTTAATATTGGTGATAATGAAGTTGCTAATATTTCTGTAAACCTTAAAGATTTAGGATTTGAAGAAAAATATAAGGTTAAAAATCTATGGACAGGAAAGATTGCTAAGGGTAGCGAAAGTTATTTTTCTCAAGAATTGAAGCCACATAGTAGTATGGTGTTTAGTATTAGAAAATAA
- a CDS encoding family 78 glycoside hydrolase catalytic domain: MKTFSTICSLSLLLFIKAVASNPSAPSNLRTCDKIKTIGTNEHPFFGWYVNDRDENEIQTAYQILVSSTAAKLAKGESDVWDSGKTNSRLQNYVDYKGKALNSASGYFWKVRTWDKDGNVSPYSSTTFFETGLFKAVDWKGAYWIRRESKDANDYTYFRKSISLPTKTIKKAIVYLSAFHNYELYINGKIIGKGLAHHYPQYAYYNAYDVTGNLKNINTLAAMTHWYGGGQGRAKGDSRFMLKLVVSYTDGSQSIFGSDKTWKQHAVSEFNPNTARRNGEGIGYIDVIDSRKAIQNWNQPTFNDADWQQSMEIGAHPSAPFIGELQSDLTRPKEQTIAPVSVKNLGNGRYVIDLGKIYAGVPKINFIGGKAGDTVKMIAGFVLNPNGTVSEKINQSTNLSYSYVLNGGKCEFKPIVYLGYQYLQVDHSPNVLTTGNVNFVVRYYELEPERASFTSSNKMLNSVWELMTHSLTLGAQEDFVDTPTREKGGFLSDGYSQAVAGMETMGERAMNHRVLLQFLDSQNQYWPDGRLNAVYPNVDGKRDIPDFTQQYLLWVWDYYMQTGNLEFLTTNYTRLRKVAEYVSAYSKPGTGLIDKLAGGSGPYLNGIIDWPSNMRYGYDMETTSRTVISAYAYADFDIVSKIAALTGHDADAQLYRTKATLLSKAINKELINKDGVYIDGLLKDGSQSNHVSQHANMFPMAFGIVPEENKLAVIKAIKERNMSVGMVTVRFLPQALGNADEAAQLLKLYTNPNWDGWAKTVSLGGTATWESWNAPERNDSMCHPWGTSGLDGIQQYFLGLRLLKPQHELVEIKPLDFNGELKTVSGTVPTDKGDIKISWLRADRNYELTLQSPVNVSANVYLPKGSSNALTATVNGKLITGKVSGNYVLFTGIGSGKHTFKREF; this comes from the coding sequence ATGAAAACTTTTTCTACCATTTGTTCACTATCGTTGCTGCTTTTTATAAAAGCAGTCGCTTCCAATCCTAGCGCTCCGTCTAATTTAAGAACCTGCGATAAAATTAAAACTATCGGTACAAATGAGCATCCATTTTTTGGTTGGTATGTTAACGATCGTGATGAAAACGAAATTCAAACAGCTTATCAAATTCTGGTTTCTTCCACGGCAGCGAAATTAGCAAAAGGCGAATCGGATGTTTGGGATAGCGGCAAAACGAATTCGAGATTGCAAAACTATGTTGATTATAAAGGCAAAGCCCTTAATTCTGCTTCAGGCTATTTTTGGAAGGTACGCACATGGGATAAAGATGGAAATGTAAGTCCATATTCGTCCACTACTTTTTTCGAAACGGGCTTATTTAAAGCAGTGGATTGGAAAGGAGCTTATTGGATTCGACGTGAAAGTAAGGACGCCAATGATTATACTTATTTCAGAAAAAGTATTTCACTTCCTACAAAAACCATAAAAAAAGCCATCGTTTACCTTTCTGCTTTTCACAATTATGAGCTTTATATCAACGGAAAAATAATAGGAAAAGGGCTTGCACATCATTATCCGCAATATGCATACTATAATGCTTATGACGTAACGGGCAATTTGAAAAATATAAATACGCTTGCCGCAATGACTCATTGGTACGGTGGCGGCCAAGGTAGAGCGAAAGGCGATAGCCGTTTTATGTTAAAATTAGTAGTGAGCTATACCGATGGAAGTCAGTCGATTTTTGGATCGGATAAGACTTGGAAACAACATGCGGTTAGTGAATTTAATCCTAACACTGCAAGAAGAAATGGTGAAGGAATTGGTTATATCGATGTAATTGATAGTCGCAAAGCAATTCAAAATTGGAATCAGCCGACATTTAACGATGCTGATTGGCAACAGTCGATGGAAATTGGGGCGCATCCATCAGCACCCTTTATTGGTGAATTACAGTCTGATTTAACAAGACCAAAAGAACAAACAATCGCTCCCGTTTCCGTTAAAAATTTAGGGAATGGCCGTTATGTAATCGATCTTGGAAAAATTTATGCTGGTGTTCCAAAAATTAATTTTATTGGCGGCAAAGCTGGCGATACCGTAAAAATGATTGCCGGATTTGTGCTTAACCCGAATGGTACCGTTTCTGAAAAAATAAATCAGAGTACAAATTTATCTTATTCATATGTGCTTAACGGAGGGAAATGTGAGTTCAAACCCATTGTATATCTGGGTTATCAGTATTTACAGGTAGATCATTCGCCAAATGTGCTGACGACGGGAAACGTAAATTTTGTAGTTAGGTATTATGAGCTTGAGCCAGAAAGGGCAAGTTTCACTTCATCTAATAAAATGCTAAATAGCGTTTGGGAATTGATGACACATTCGCTTACTCTTGGTGCTCAGGAAGATTTTGTAGATACACCCACCCGCGAAAAAGGCGGCTTTCTGTCGGATGGATATAGCCAAGCGGTAGCAGGGATGGAAACCATGGGCGAAAGGGCCATGAACCACAGGGTTTTACTTCAATTTTTGGATTCTCAAAATCAATATTGGCCAGATGGACGCTTGAATGCTGTATATCCAAATGTTGATGGGAAGCGAGATATCCCAGATTTTACACAGCAATATTTATTATGGGTGTGGGATTATTACATGCAAACGGGCAACTTGGAATTCTTAACAACCAATTACACCAGACTTCGTAAAGTTGCTGAATATGTAAGCGCTTATAGCAAGCCGGGAACTGGCCTTATTGATAAATTGGCGGGAGGTAGTGGCCCATATCTCAATGGAATTATCGATTGGCCAAGCAATATGCGGTATGGTTACGATATGGAAACCACCAGTAGAACGGTAATCAGCGCCTATGCTTATGCAGATTTTGATATTGTTTCTAAAATTGCTGCGCTCACCGGTCATGACGCTGATGCACAACTTTATCGAACCAAAGCAACGTTATTAAGCAAAGCGATAAACAAGGAATTGATCAATAAAGACGGCGTTTATATTGATGGTTTGCTCAAAGATGGTAGTCAAAGCAATCATGTTTCGCAACATGCAAATATGTTTCCAATGGCTTTTGGTATTGTTCCAGAAGAAAATAAATTGGCTGTTATTAAGGCCATAAAAGAACGCAATATGAGCGTTGGTATGGTAACGGTGCGCTTTTTACCTCAAGCTTTGGGCAATGCGGATGAAGCCGCTCAACTATTAAAACTTTACACTAATCCAAATTGGGATGGATGGGCTAAAACCGTATCGTTAGGTGGAACTGCAACATGGGAATCATGGAACGCTCCAGAAAGAAACGATAGCATGTGCCATCCTTGGGGAACCAGCGGATTAGATGGCATACAACAATACTTTTTAGGACTTAGGTTACTAAAACCACAGCATGAATTGGTAGAAATTAAGCCTTTAGATTTTAATGGTGAACTAAAAACAGTAAGTGGAACGGTACCAACCGATAAAGGCGATATTAAAATTTCTTGGTTAAGGGCTGATCGTAATTACGAGTTAACTTTGCAAAGCCCAGTAAATGTAAGCGCAAATGTTTATTTGCCTAAAGGTAGTAGCAATGCGCTTACTGCAACGGTTAATGGGAAGCTTATAACTGGAAAAGTTAGTGGTAACTATGTGCTGTTTACTGGTATAGGATCTGGAAAACATACGTTTAAAAGGGAATTTTAA
- a CDS encoding sialate O-acetylesterase, with amino-acid sequence MFKKLNILLLIFTFSTANFVFGDVKLAALFQSHMVLQQQENVMIWGWGKPGETVKIAPSWNKIITTQVLQDGSWKTNIQTLKSGGTFSIKVSDKDSSIELTDILFGEVWLCLGQSNMNFPLAKGTTWKSGVYDYEKVVAAANYPEIRYFDVERQTSPTILKDCKGLWQACTPQTAGKLSAVAYYFAVELQKELNVPIGIITTTWGGTAIESWTKQSVFETDPAFASILEKAKQDKPNIVDADSVNLNSRKYSYLYNAMIAPLIPFKIKGMLWYQGENNAKNADIYRQLFPAFINGLRADWNYDFPFYFVQLAPYKSSTPEIREAQFLTYKSVANTGMAVITDVGDSTDVHPRNKEVVGKRLSLWALAKTYGKKVEYAGPMYKSVLFKENKALLEFDFDKGLTSANDKLNEFTIAGVDKIFYPAEAVIKNNQVVVWSEKVAHPTAVRFGWKAAPQAQLFNAAKIPASSFRTDGPNKVK; translated from the coding sequence ATGTTTAAAAAACTTAATATTTTACTGTTAATATTTACCTTTTCTACGGCCAATTTTGTTTTCGGAGATGTAAAGCTTGCGGCATTATTTCAAAGCCACATGGTTTTACAGCAACAGGAAAACGTAATGATTTGGGGCTGGGGAAAGCCTGGCGAAACAGTTAAAATAGCGCCAAGCTGGAATAAAATAATCACTACCCAAGTTCTTCAAGATGGAAGTTGGAAAACAAATATTCAAACCCTAAAATCGGGTGGTACCTTTTCAATTAAAGTGTCTGATAAAGATTCGAGCATTGAATTAACTGATATTCTTTTTGGGGAAGTCTGGCTATGTTTAGGCCAATCGAACATGAATTTTCCACTGGCAAAAGGCACTACATGGAAATCTGGTGTGTACGATTATGAAAAAGTTGTTGCAGCAGCTAATTACCCAGAAATACGTTATTTTGATGTTGAACGGCAAACAAGTCCGACAATATTAAAAGATTGTAAGGGGCTTTGGCAGGCTTGTACACCTCAAACAGCTGGTAAACTTTCGGCAGTAGCATATTATTTTGCAGTAGAATTGCAAAAAGAATTAAACGTTCCAATAGGAATTATTACCACAACCTGGGGCGGTACGGCAATAGAATCGTGGACAAAGCAAAGTGTTTTTGAAACTGATCCAGCTTTTGCATCCATTTTAGAGAAGGCGAAACAGGATAAACCAAATATAGTGGATGCAGATTCTGTAAACCTAAATAGTAGAAAATATTCTTACTTATACAATGCAATGATAGCGCCGTTAATTCCATTTAAAATTAAGGGAATGTTGTGGTATCAGGGAGAGAATAATGCAAAAAATGCTGACATTTACAGGCAATTATTTCCAGCGTTCATCAATGGATTAAGGGCAGATTGGAATTATGATTTCCCTTTTTACTTTGTACAATTGGCGCCTTATAAATCTTCAACACCAGAAATTAGGGAAGCCCAATTTTTAACTTATAAATCCGTAGCAAATACCGGAATGGCTGTTATTACAGATGTTGGCGATTCGACTGATGTACATCCTAGAAATAAAGAAGTGGTTGGCAAGCGACTTTCCCTTTGGGCACTTGCTAAAACTTACGGCAAAAAAGTTGAATACGCTGGCCCAATGTATAAGTCCGTTTTATTTAAAGAGAATAAAGCATTACTTGAATTTGATTTCGACAAAGGTTTAACTTCTGCTAATGACAAGTTAAATGAATTTACAATTGCCGGTGTCGACAAAATATTTTATCCCGCAGAAGCGGTTATAAAAAATAACCAGGTTGTAGTTTGGAGCGAAAAAGTTGCGCATCCAACTGCGGTACGATTTGGTTGGAAAGCCGCACCACAAGCACAATTATTTAATGCCGCAAAAATTCCTGCATCTTCTTTCAGAACAGACGGCCCGAACAAAGTAAAATAA
- a CDS encoding family 43 glycosylhydrolase, which yields MSLNKALRFYLSLFLLIFFTYFNSFSQQPGNTKAIYSGLPWYDQNGKTVSAHGANIIKDKDKFYLFGEAHSDTSNAFVGFNCYSSKDLYNWSFESIALPVHQAGKLGPNRVGERVKVMKNPTSGEYFMYMHVDTLGYKDQFVGYATAKNITGPYQFKGPILFNGKPIKKWDMGTFQDKDGSGYILTHGGAIYQLAADYKSIIAETNKSMTSGFESPTLFKKENTYYFIGSNLTSWEKNDNYYYTATSLSGPWAERGLLAPKDKLTWNSQSTFVLAIEGSKDTTFMFMGDRWSYPLQLSAATYVWQPISFTGNSISIPKYHEAWTINTQTGAYSIAKAQYKVVENTDKKIQYKGNWKHLNDSISISRSATTNDSFSCTFTGKQIGLYALCGIDNGYSSITLYNKKGKILIKNMVDIYTKFPTSTLVFLSPLLPKDEYTLKVSVSGLRPNWSDKRKANYGSTANYVSFDKLIVKE from the coding sequence ATGAGCCTAAATAAAGCCTTACGATTTTACCTGAGCCTGTTTCTATTAATTTTTTTCACTTACTTCAATTCCTTTTCGCAACAACCAGGAAATACAAAAGCTATTTATTCTGGCTTGCCATGGTATGATCAAAATGGAAAAACAGTTAGTGCACACGGGGCAAATATTATAAAAGACAAGGATAAATTTTATCTTTTTGGCGAAGCACACAGTGATACGAGTAATGCGTTTGTAGGATTTAATTGTTATTCATCCAAGGATCTTTATAACTGGAGTTTTGAAAGTATTGCTTTGCCTGTTCACCAAGCTGGCAAGCTTGGTCCAAATCGAGTTGGGGAACGGGTAAAAGTGATGAAAAACCCTACAAGCGGCGAATATTTTATGTATATGCATGTAGATACTTTGGGCTACAAAGATCAGTTTGTAGGTTACGCCACTGCAAAAAACATTACTGGCCCTTATCAATTTAAAGGCCCAATACTTTTTAACGGAAAACCAATTAAAAAGTGGGATATGGGTACTTTTCAAGATAAAGATGGAAGTGGTTATATATTAACTCATGGAGGGGCAATCTATCAGCTAGCAGCTGATTATAAATCAATTATTGCTGAAACAAATAAATCCATGACATCAGGATTTGAATCTCCCACCCTTTTTAAAAAGGAAAATACTTATTATTTTATCGGATCAAATTTAACCAGCTGGGAAAAGAATGATAATTATTATTACACAGCAACTTCTTTAAGCGGACCATGGGCGGAGCGTGGTTTATTAGCCCCAAAAGATAAACTTACCTGGAATTCTCAATCTACTTTTGTGCTAGCCATTGAAGGATCAAAAGACACTACATTTATGTTTATGGGCGATCGTTGGTCGTATCCGCTGCAACTTTCTGCGGCAACTTACGTATGGCAACCCATCAGTTTTACCGGAAATTCGATAAGCATACCAAAATACCATGAGGCCTGGACAATCAATACTCAAACTGGAGCTTATTCAATCGCAAAAGCGCAATACAAGGTTGTAGAAAACACAGATAAAAAAATACAGTATAAAGGCAATTGGAAACACTTAAATGATTCGATTTCTATAAGTAGATCAGCAACTACAAATGATTCTTTTAGCTGTACTTTTACTGGAAAACAAATTGGTTTATATGCGCTTTGTGGAATAGATAATGGCTATTCATCCATCACTTTATATAACAAAAAGGGTAAAATTTTAATAAAAAACATGGTTGATATATATACCAAATTTCCAACATCTACCTTGGTATTTTTGTCGCCACTTTTACCTAAAGATGAATATACTTTAAAGGTTTCTGTAAGCGGGCTAAGGCCAAACTGGTCTGATAAACGGAAGGCAAATTATGGCAGTACCGCTAATTATGTTTCGTTTGATAAACTCATCGTTAAAGAATAG
- a CDS encoding glycosyl hydrolase 115 family protein: protein MQFKKIIFITFISFTIPYSVFADFAFRKSADLNINIANTEAEVVQTALEMFGRDYKAVFDGDISKIGESQIFIGTLGNSSQAEKSIDAKLVQNLKLHQEGYILLVKNDKIYILGSDKRGTAYGILELSRRIGVSPWEWWADSHIKKQNTLPLKNGLSLLEFPSVAHRGIFINDEDWGINPWAYLTNEPSKTKGEIGPKTNARIFELLLRLRANTYWPAMHAVSEAFYLTPGNKEIADKYGIVMGSSHCEPMMRNANSEWKIEGTGEYDYVHNKASVLKFWEERVKQLTKSDNIYTLGIRGVHDGKMQGANTLQEQKTAITSIIKDQREMIGTYLNSNVEKVPQVFIPYKEVLDVYNMGLQVPDDVTLMWTDDNYGYIRHMPNAKESQRKGGNGVYYHISYWGRPHDYLWLATNHPAQIYTQMKLAYDKGAKDMWILNVGDIKPGEYLTELFLDMAWNINAIQNSKEGLDNHLSQWLGREFGKKNEQELLAVMNEYYRLAYIRKPEFMGNTRTEEQDPKFKEVSDLPWNVQEIKKRISDYDAIANKVMQLSKKIAPEKQDAWFELIEYPVRGAAELNKKQLYGQLARHGLAKWEQSDAAYNVIEVLTQKYNSLAGGKWKNMMDSKPRSQAVFQKLPQIKSKNALPNIELPIAFANGTEYAKFSGKKPVSHGLGYERGAVSLLKGDMVSYEFKSLGTDSVWIEVALAPNHPVEGKQIRYELVVDGKPLKVVDFHTVDRNEEWKQNVLTNHAVRTTKFKFLKPKDGTINTVGIKALDEGVILDQVKIWRQEPVK from the coding sequence ATGCAGTTTAAAAAAATCATCTTCATTACCTTTATTAGCTTCACCATTCCATATTCTGTTTTTGCAGATTTTGCATTTCGAAAGTCAGCAGATTTAAATATCAACATTGCCAACACCGAAGCTGAAGTTGTGCAAACAGCATTAGAAATGTTCGGCAGAGATTACAAAGCTGTTTTTGATGGAGATATTTCGAAAATTGGCGAAAGTCAAATTTTTATAGGTACACTAGGAAACAGTTCTCAGGCAGAAAAATCAATTGATGCTAAACTTGTTCAAAATTTAAAATTACATCAGGAAGGTTATATCCTACTGGTAAAAAATGATAAAATTTATATTCTTGGGAGTGATAAAAGAGGTACAGCTTACGGAATTTTAGAACTTTCGAGACGCATAGGCGTATCGCCTTGGGAATGGTGGGCAGATTCACATATCAAAAAGCAAAACACATTGCCGCTAAAAAATGGCTTAAGTCTTTTAGAATTTCCATCAGTAGCACACCGAGGCATATTTATTAATGATGAAGATTGGGGAATTAATCCTTGGGCTTACCTTACCAATGAGCCATCAAAAACAAAAGGCGAAATAGGACCAAAAACCAACGCCCGAATCTTCGAACTTTTGTTGCGTTTAAGAGCAAATACTTATTGGCCAGCAATGCATGCTGTATCCGAAGCTTTTTATTTAACTCCTGGAAACAAAGAAATAGCCGATAAATATGGGATTGTGATGGGATCATCACACTGTGAACCCATGATGAGAAACGCAAATTCGGAGTGGAAAATTGAAGGAACCGGCGAATACGATTACGTTCATAACAAAGCGAGTGTACTTAAATTTTGGGAAGAACGGGTAAAACAACTTACAAAATCAGATAATATTTACACCCTTGGAATCCGTGGCGTACACGATGGCAAAATGCAGGGAGCAAATACGCTACAAGAACAAAAAACTGCTATAACTTCGATCATTAAAGATCAACGTGAAATGATTGGCACCTACTTGAACAGCAATGTAGAAAAAGTGCCACAGGTTTTTATTCCATACAAGGAAGTTCTGGATGTATATAATATGGGTTTGCAGGTCCCTGATGACGTAACGCTAATGTGGACTGATGATAATTACGGTTATATCCGTCACATGCCGAATGCTAAAGAAAGTCAGCGGAAAGGTGGAAATGGTGTTTATTATCACATCTCTTATTGGGGCAGACCGCATGATTACCTTTGGCTTGCTACCAATCATCCTGCTCAAATTTATACGCAAATGAAGCTTGCTTATGATAAGGGCGCAAAAGACATGTGGATTTTAAATGTTGGCGACATTAAACCAGGCGAATATTTAACAGAGCTTTTTTTGGATATGGCATGGAATATTAATGCAATCCAAAACAGCAAAGAGGGTTTGGATAATCATTTAAGTCAATGGCTTGGTCGTGAATTTGGAAAAAAAAATGAACAGGAATTACTTGCCGTAATGAATGAATATTACCGCTTGGCATATATTCGGAAGCCCGAATTTATGGGAAATACCCGAACAGAGGAACAGGATCCGAAATTTAAGGAAGTATCTGATCTTCCTTGGAACGTGCAAGAAATTAAAAAACGTATATCTGATTATGATGCCATCGCGAACAAAGTGATGCAACTCTCAAAAAAAATTGCACCAGAGAAGCAAGATGCATGGTTTGAGTTGATCGAATATCCAGTTCGAGGTGCAGCAGAACTGAACAAAAAACAACTTTACGGCCAACTGGCAAGGCATGGTTTAGCTAAATGGGAACAAAGTGATGCTGCGTATAATGTTATTGAAGTGCTTACCCAAAAATATAATTCGCTTGCGGGTGGCAAATGGAAAAACATGATGGATTCAAAACCACGTAGTCAGGCGGTGTTTCAAAAGTTGCCACAAATAAAAAGTAAAAATGCTCTTCCAAATATAGAGCTACCAATCGCATTTGCTAACGGAACCGAGTATGCTAAATTCTCAGGCAAAAAGCCAGTTTCTCATGGTTTAGGTTATGAGCGTGGAGCCGTAAGCTTGCTAAAAGGCGATATGGTAAGCTACGAGTTTAAGAGTTTAGGTACAGATTCAGTGTGGATTGAGGTTGCACTTGCACCAAACCATCCGGTAGAAGGCAAGCAAATTCGCTATGAATTAGTTGTTGATGGAAAACCATTAAAGGTTGTGGACTTCCACACGGTAGACAGAAATGAAGAATGGAAACAAAACGTACTTACCAACCACGCAGTTCGTACCACAAAATTTAAGTTTTTAAAACCAAAAGACGGTACCATAAATACCGTTGGAATAAAAGCATTGGATGAAGGCGTAATCCTAGATCAGGTAAAAATATGGAGACAAGAACCTGTTAAATAA
- a CDS encoding glycoside hydrolase family 43 protein — protein sequence MNFRLLKLFSCIMLMYVGYSHAQNNPVSTSSKDKIMLDAKAIAIPLGYLNNLHWDLILDSVGKNGSSISWKSSNPTYLSNNGKLQKQSPRNGRKVKVMMTATIFNGKEKLKKSFNVSIAYQEQPLQGYLFTYFEGSGPRTMDEQLRFGVSTNAVDWFALNKNLPIINSDTISGTGGVRDPHILRGEDEKSFYLVATDMSTAKNGWGHNPGIVMLKSSDLVNWKHGFIDLEKCYSAKFKNIQWVWAPQTIYDPAAGKYLVYFTVKFKDDAKLDFYSGYANADFNGFENEPTLMFSPEYGAIDGDIIYKDGTYHFFFKGNTKDENGKEYANGIRQAVGKSLTGSWIENFTYLDAYSAKKVVVEGSSIFKLNGSDEYILMYDLYTNHRYEFQRSKDLYQFTPSPEGFKKDFYPRHGSVIGITTEEAKKLNEKWGGVPTLLLQKK from the coding sequence ATGAATTTTAGATTACTCAAATTGTTTAGCTGTATTATGCTGATGTATGTTGGATATTCGCATGCCCAAAACAATCCCGTTTCCACTTCAAGCAAAGATAAAATTATGCTTGATGCTAAAGCAATAGCTATTCCGCTAGGTTATTTAAACAACCTTCATTGGGATTTAATTTTGGATTCCGTCGGCAAAAATGGTTCTTCAATTAGTTGGAAATCTAGTAATCCTACTTATTTATCAAATAATGGAAAACTCCAAAAGCAATCTCCACGTAACGGTAGAAAAGTAAAGGTAATGATGACGGCCACAATTTTTAACGGAAAAGAGAAGTTGAAAAAGTCATTTAATGTTTCAATAGCTTATCAAGAACAACCGCTACAAGGATATTTATTTACCTATTTTGAAGGTTCTGGTCCGAGAACTATGGATGAGCAACTTAGGTTTGGTGTGAGTACAAATGCCGTTGATTGGTTTGCTTTAAATAAAAATTTACCGATTATAAATTCTGACACAATATCTGGAACAGGGGGAGTTAGGGATCCGCATATTTTGAGAGGAGAAGATGAAAAGAGCTTTTATTTAGTTGCTACTGATATGAGTACTGCGAAAAACGGCTGGGGCCATAATCCAGGAATTGTAATGCTTAAATCTTCTGATTTAGTCAATTGGAAACATGGTTTTATTGATCTTGAGAAATGTTATTCTGCTAAGTTTAAAAATATACAGTGGGTTTGGGCACCTCAAACCATTTACGATCCGGCTGCGGGTAAATACCTTGTGTATTTTACCGTTAAGTTTAAAGATGATGCAAAACTCGATTTCTATTCGGGTTATGCCAACGCTGATTTTAATGGTTTCGAAAATGAGCCAACACTAATGTTTAGTCCGGAATACGGCGCTATTGATGGCGATATTATTTATAAAGATGGTACCTATCATTTTTTCTTCAAAGGAAATACAAAAGATGAAAATGGGAAAGAATATGCAAACGGAATCAGACAAGCTGTAGGCAAAAGTTTAACAGGCTCATGGATAGAAAATTTCACTTATTTAGATGCTTATTCTGCCAAAAAAGTAGTAGTAGAAGGTTCCAGTATATTTAAACTAAATGGCTCAGATGAATATATTTTGATGTACGATTTGTACACTAATCATCGCTATGAATTTCAACGCAGTAAAGATTTATATCAGTTTACACCATCGCCAGAAGGTTTCAAAAAAGATTTTTATCCCAGACATGGAAGTGTAATTGGAATTACAACTGAAGAAGCTAAAAAGTTAAATGAAAAGTGGGGTGGAGTTCCAACCCTTTTATTGCAGAAAAAATAA